The following nucleotide sequence is from Apium graveolens cultivar Ventura chromosome 4, ASM990537v1, whole genome shotgun sequence.
AAGAACCAACAAATGGAGCAATAGCTCCACTTACAAATTCTGGGAGTCACCATCGCCAATTATCACCCTTATCATCCTTCATGATTCCAACTCATCCATGAATCAATCAATATATCCCTATAGATGATGATCCCTTTCCTTCCACATCATTAATCATGTTTATAACAACAATACTCCATCTTTTCCCCTTCCATCCCTACTCCCATATACAGTTCCGTATTCATAATTGTGCTCCATAGTAGAGGCTAGAATTCGGTGGACTGATCAAATATCAAGCCAAAGAAATAATTTATATACAAAGAAAGAGAATTCTGAATTTTGCTAATGAGTAATTAAAGTCCAGATATAAGTTACCAATCTAGCATCCCATGGGTTATTAGAACATGTGTATCACACTCACATGATTTAATCTGTATATATACCCATCAATAACCTATAAACCCTATTCGATGACcaaactgttagatatatttgataatgtcatgtctaatatgatttgtgtttagttttcagatcttacttaaacaggacaaatcagtacttaactgaaaatcagtacttatactgaagtcagaacttaagttatcaaaacttaagttatcaggagatatttatcaggagataatatcaagacttaaggagactttcagataaggaagacagctgattgaaaggaaagaagatcaagacaaacgcaagaagatatatgcatgaagaaggaattttatgaagaatataatacttggaagaaaagatatctgattgatatattttaggaagcagaattatattccatatcaattagcaattatcttgtaactgtgtagtatataaacacagacatagggtttacactataagtgttatcattatcgagaataatattcattgtaaccctagcagctctcgtgatatttgttcatcactgagagaggacagttccatattgtaacagagtttattatattgaataaagtctgttttctgttacttgagttctttaattcgatttgattgtgataaacactgtattcaacctccttctacagtgtgtgtgacctaacacaaacCCATCAATAACCTATAATCCCACCTGATGAACCACGAGAAGATGGACAAGATGAAGGTTTACCTAAAAATTTTGATAGCTCCACATTATATGCATGGAAATACATtgtaatttaaaaatacaaaaaacaTAGTGCAACCAATATACAAGCACCACTTACAGATACATGAGCACGGTAGCTATTCTCTGGCCACCATTTTTAGTGTTGAACTCATCAAGAAAGTAGTCGTAGTGAGGTTCATACTTCTGTCCAGCTTCATAATGGAGAACTTGTAGTCCTTCTCCATGATCTGCAAAATTTACGAGGTACCCTAATCCTTATTAAGCTCAATATCAAGATTAATTTAGCAGATAAAAGTCACTTTGACTACACAAATTATTATTTGGAGGAAGAACGGTACAATAACAAGTAAAGAATGCTAAACTGAGTATAATGAGTTATTTGGATCTTTCATATCACAATTGAACACTTCACCTTGCAGCAATCTATTTAAAAATGATATACAAAGCCTCACAACTTATCTATAGTCCATGGATTATTAAGGTCCATGGATGACTTGTTTTCCTTGAAAGACTTGTTTCTATGTTATTTATTGATTTTATGCAATAATTTAGCACATAATTAAGTGTATACCTTTTATTGGTAAAAGGCGTTTTTAACATGTAAATGAATTGAAAACATATAAACAACACTTATATTAAGCTTATATGCTGGTCCCACATTGTGTGTTCGGATTCATATCCAAGAAGCCTAGATTTTCACAAACTAAAAATTCGCCACTTGGATCCGCCCGCCTGTCAAACGGCCATACCCGAGTCCAGGTGACATAGCTCCATTACAGATAGATACCAAAAATATATGCACCTAGTTCCTTCCCAGCATTTGATATAAAACTTGATGCTTCAAAAGAAGTGTTTCAACATACAAGAAGATTTAAATAATAAGTTTGTGCAGTGGTGGCGCCAGCAGGGGTAAATTGCAATGGCCAATCTTGTCCAAAAAAAATGTAGCAAATTGATATAAAACAATGTAAATGGTCATTGTTGACTAATACAAGCATAACATTATATATTATTTACTTATTAAATTACATCTTTGTATTTAAGATTTGCAACAAATAGGCTCTAATCAGGTACTAGAAGTGCCTAAGCGGTTAAAAGTTGCTCCTAGTGCTAGAATAGGTTTAAAGTTTGTTTTTCATCTCATCTTCCCCTATACTTACAAAATTATATGAACTCCACAAAAAAAGGTCATTATTTTTAGTAGCTTAGTTATCTCTATAGGCCGCTTAATAATATCGTTGTTTAAATTATATTACACTATTTAGAAAtgaattataaattaaaaataaccAGGAATGTTTTACATTTTATATGTTTTTTGTTAATCTGGCAACTTAAATGCATTCAAAACTAGAAGCTtcataataaaacaacacatataCAAGTTACAAACAACACAAGTATACCAAATGAACACCTTGTAAAATATAAGATCAAATTATGAtcataaattatttaattaattaaattttggTAAGAAACTAGTTACTTTTTTCATATATTAAACCATTCTTAAATTGTGATTTATAAAAAATGAGTAATATTTACCTCTTTTTTTAGAATTTGCTTAACCACATTGCATATACGCGGCCAAAGATACATATATCATATAAGTATGCACTACTTGGAAATAAAGGGGCTCCAACCCTGTGTGTGTATATTATATATGCAGCCCACTAGTACAATAGACACACTGTGAATTTTACTTGAAATTCATTTTCCAATTGCTAAAATGTTTTTTGTATTCTTACCAGCAGGAATGAAAGAAAAATCTGCTATTCTTTTCTCTATGTTGGTAATGATCTTGTCCCTGCCTCTCTTTAAAAACATTCCAGAGCTTGTACGAACCCTGATAAAAATCTTATAACATTTGGTGAACACGAGACATTAAAAGAAGTCATGATAAAACTTGATGATGCAACTGTGATGCCAACCTGCTATCTTTACTCTTCCCAGTTTTGCTATCAACAACCGTGGACTTTGCCATATGCGGTTTAGCAAGATCAATCAAATACTCACATTCTTTCTTCGACTGTAAGAAAAATACATAGAACTCCTTCAATAAGAGTCTCGAATTCTCGATACATACAACATCAAACCTAATTCGAACATTGATCCCACTACTAATCATTCACAACAATCATTAAACTAGATGTATATGCATTTCGCCAGAAACTAAAcaaagttaaaacttgaataatCTTGCTCTACTATAACCATCTTCCTCTATCTTACTACCGTAAAACATATTAACAAACACAAAGATGGACACAGTTTTCATTAAATAACGCCATCAGCTAAATAAAATCCTAGCAATAACAAACCAAAGATGATAGAACTAATAAAGTTCCATAAGATATGCTATCAAACACCTACAACCAGCAAAGGCCTAAGAACCTATATATATCAAATTTCAATTAAGCATCTCAAAACGAAGAAAACGATAAATATAACAAAAAATTACCAAAAAGTTATGATAGAGAAAAGCTCTAGGCTCCCAAGAGAGAATTTCAGTCCACTGGTTATCTCGAGATTCCGATACATCACTATCAACACTGCAGGAAACAAATCATCATATGAATTATATATATAAGAAAACTAAcataaagaaagaagaagcagGAAACAGAAAAAGAAGGAGGAAAGACATACATGTTGATGTTGTTATTGTGGTTGATGAATTTGCGATTGAATTTGAAGTGATTAGAAATGGGAATAGAATCAAGATCAGAATCAGAAACAGGAAGAGAGAGAATACCAAGGGCTAAGAGCATTAAAAGAACAACAGTTAACATCAATAACATTGATAATACTAATGCAATTGTTGAAGATCTTTTTGCTTGTTGCCTGTAATTCATTATTCTCGCTTTCGCCATTGTATACTACGAATCAATTGATTCAATTAAACCCTAATTACAGACacaaaattatataaataaatatgcgcaggttaaaattgaataataataataataagttaTTGCAGAGGGGGGAAATGGTTACGGTCAAGATTTTGATATGAAAGGAAAAGTAAATGTTGATTCTTGAGTGTCAGGGTGACAGGTGGATTTGGCACCCCATGGTTGTGTAAATCctccttgattacattgttaagcttgcctcaattTTATTGATTCGAACATtaactgtcaataaacaactgtacttttactggaatcatttctggtactttagacaatattttcattaacctctgtctataccctgtcttcaattcttcagattcctatacttcgaacactgtctattttcaatcaatgccaatacactgaaatcttccggtagcacttgtatactgaatcttcaacatttctgaaaccctgaaagtctttaacctttgttcttcactgaggcatgatcatattaatgaacttcattcagtgacctgtagacaaacttcaggctttcttctaatcttctgattctttgtattagccttgtcttcattcttcctgatttcttgtgtagacgtaatattattaacctgtcatattctagtgttgttattgtgttgagttatcacgtaactgttcatacaactacgtagtctcaccaacaatctccccctatttgattgttaaacttaacaaacaaattaaatagagaggataactcaactaacaactagaaaaagtaatgtaccgggacttgtaaataatgctactggttttctggatcaaatactgcatttccagatttcttgagtaactgaaatgaaagatgcttgttcctctagcactgaactgatcttcacgtagtttcatcttcatttccttggttcttcaaatctctgccagataacacttctcagtcttgaagtaattatcagcagcttcttttgtacaaccacattttcTATTGAGAATCGCATATCTCTcttacttctccccctatgagaatcaactgcttaaaggagatcaccttcgtctaccacctctcccgtacaataggatccgcagatgAGAACTAATGGTATttcccttttggaaaacagcttatccccttatgaagaatagtgatgaaccaaaccacttcttctaatcactaggaaatcacctttgtgtttaccacctctcccgtacaataggatccgtagttacaaacaacaatggtgtggtgtagtgtacatatgctttacctttttcctcatGCCTGCTATTtatcccccttagttgaggaatcctccaaactattatataagttttaatctcccccttagagaaggaatgtatgttgtcgtctgaagaagttctcatatttcacttggttggaaaacaaataacaagtcatagtctgatcaaccatgtcccttgaaattctgcaaaatagcttcactgttgatcatcatgtttaccaatcttcccaactccttatacctcccaactgtgagattACCAATtattaccaattgttagctcccaaaggtcccgaagtattctaatccaatctgtaaatgtaaggttcctaagagttaagttccaatcataaacagattcgagacccgaagtatcaagaaccatgtttagggatagggaatgggatatggtgtttctatctttcttcctcactgtgagtatGTGATTCCGTTTCATGTGCCTCACAAgtatttcactcttctctccactcgtgtttacactcattctcacaagtgtatcactcctctcatagctccaaaatccagctgtacctgcaaggaaaatcaccttagccatcctttagGAGGccacatgtggtgcaatgggagttcgcaaatccccatccttattagactcgtcagatgaatctgagtcataatctataagttgctagtttcccttttagggttccagatataaactctgggaaggtaaacagtgatccaaagaatttagcataaagatcaaagttcccttctaatgtctgtgaagacatttccttgtgactcatcaggtaatatctgaatcattgtcaacaagttgctgatctgcacctatgtcagatccactatccgcagatgcatccagatttattagtcctggggaggtagacactgaccactgacatatggctattggatcagtatcctcacctaacacctgtaaaggcaattggtccattaaagaaccttgaacaatcgaatctgaccttaaaatggccgaaactcttgtttccgtcaactcattcTTTGTGTGTGTGACCTTTTCTTGttcatcaagaattgattatgtttgaggtggtgacactacatcggataccctggccgacaggcgaatttcaatagacgcaccctgttgagaggatgaatctagtaactattttgtGCCTTTTtatccattacatctttttgaaaatatgtatgggggctagcagttgtctttgtttgaatactactcatctttgtaggagacaaagctgctgggttgacttcagagccttccttatgtggtgcactaaggcactttctccctcacgctcattcatacttcatttta
It contains:
- the LOC141720857 gene encoding putative prolyl 4-hydroxylase 3 — protein: MAKARIMNYRQQAKRSSTIALVLSMLLMLTVVLLMLLALGILSLPVSDSDLDSIPISNHFKFNRKFINHNNNINIVDSDVSESRDNQWTEILSWEPRAFLYHNFLSKKECEYLIDLAKPHMAKSTVVDSKTGKSKDSRVRTSSGMFLKRGRDKIITNIEKRIADFSFIPADHGEGLQVLHYEAGQKYEPHYDYFLDEFNTKNGGQRIATVLMYLSDVEEGGETVFPAAKGNFSSLPGWNEWSDCAKRGLSVKPKMGNALLFWSMRPDASLDPSSLHGGCPVIKGNKWSSTKWMHVDEYKL